Proteins encoded together in one Posidoniimonas polymericola window:
- a CDS encoding glycosyltransferase family 4 protein, translated as MRVAYVCADPGIPVFGAKGCSLHVQEILRALTARGDSVDLFAVRVGGDPPPGLESVTTHLVPVARSSSAAEREQSLASAGESLAEMLEQNGPFELVYERHALWSAAAMQWAERRGVASILEVNAPLLQEQAEHRTLVDGELARQTAALSVTSAGVVACVSDRVTEYALDLGAEQGATMVVPNGVRPDLFGQRRPRANASSPFAVGFVGSLRPWHAVDDLYLAFGMMLDAHPLADSRLLVVGDGPRRESLEELIAAQPPERQHRFQLGGAVPPAEIPGWLSRFDVAVAPYAAEGDCYFSPLKLFEYMAAGLPIVAADCGQMSEVITHGQTGLLYQPGNLCDLRDQLSLLRDDPLLAEQMGAAARQEAAGRHSWNHRLDAILHAAGLVGGCTVVG; from the coding sequence ATGCGCGTCGCCTATGTCTGTGCCGATCCGGGGATCCCCGTGTTCGGTGCGAAGGGCTGCTCCCTGCACGTCCAGGAGATCCTCCGCGCGCTGACCGCTCGCGGTGACTCAGTAGACCTCTTTGCGGTCCGTGTTGGGGGAGATCCGCCTCCCGGACTGGAGTCGGTGACCACGCACTTGGTTCCGGTGGCGAGGAGCAGTTCGGCCGCCGAACGGGAGCAGTCGCTGGCGTCGGCGGGCGAGTCGCTCGCCGAGATGCTCGAACAGAACGGCCCCTTCGAGCTGGTTTACGAACGCCACGCGTTGTGGAGTGCGGCCGCGATGCAGTGGGCCGAGCGGCGCGGCGTCGCCTCGATCTTGGAGGTCAATGCGCCGCTGCTACAAGAGCAGGCCGAGCACCGCACATTGGTGGACGGCGAGTTGGCCCGGCAGACCGCAGCCTTGTCGGTGACGTCTGCTGGCGTGGTGGCGTGCGTCTCGGACCGAGTCACGGAGTACGCGCTAGATCTTGGCGCCGAACAAGGGGCGACGATGGTGGTCCCCAACGGCGTGCGGCCCGACCTGTTCGGCCAACGCCGCCCGAGGGCGAACGCGTCGTCCCCGTTTGCGGTCGGATTCGTCGGTTCGCTCCGCCCGTGGCACGCGGTGGACGACTTGTACCTGGCTTTCGGGATGATGCTCGACGCCCACCCGCTGGCGGACAGCCGGCTGTTGGTCGTTGGCGACGGGCCGCGTCGGGAGTCGCTGGAAGAGCTGATCGCCGCGCAGCCGCCGGAACGCCAGCACCGTTTCCAGCTTGGCGGCGCCGTGCCTCCTGCTGAGATCCCGGGTTGGTTATCGCGCTTTGACGTGGCGGTGGCGCCCTACGCGGCAGAGGGCGACTGCTATTTCTCGCCCCTCAAGCTGTTTGAGTACATGGCGGCCGGTCTGCCCATCGTGGCGGCCGACTGCGGGCAGATGAGCGAAGTCATCACCCACGGGCAGACGGGGCTACTGTACCAGCCCGGCAATCTGTGCGACCTGCGTGATCAGCTCTCTCTGCTCCGCGACGACCCGCTGCTCGCCGAGCAGATGGGCGCCGCCGCCCGTCAGGAGGCGGCCGGTCGACACAGTTGGAACCACAGACTAGACGCCATCCTCCACGCGGCGGGACTCGTCGGTGGGTGCACGGTAGTTGGATAA
- a CDS encoding ABC transporter ATP-binding protein, whose product MAKQKPIRHALPEFVRAAKHFRGDLAREKWRAAQAFSALLIGVLAQLLEPWPLKFIIDSVLTPGGKADPLPSVFQGSPVVALAATGAAFVAIIGVRATASYIESVGFAMIGSRIVARLRSRLFCHLQALPLAFHNKSRQGDLLARVVGDIRLVRDVAVTAVLPLVASVLVLVGMAGVMLWVNWRLGLVALAVLPLFLLSTVKTGRKIHHAARKQRLHEGAIAASAAEAISSMQVVKALSLESRFEASFAVNENRSASDEVKTRKLAARLSRSTDLLIALSTAIVLVYGGRLVLAETMTIGGLVVFLTYMKRGLRPLKDFAKYAARLSKASAAAQRIFELLEMQPDSDGEDGREEAPRFKGAIEFRGVDYSYSPDAPVLQQFSATIAPGEFVAIVGESGVGKSTLLSLLLRFYEPESGEVLIDSAPVDLWQRASVRSQMSIVLQDTVLFAGTIAENIAYGAADVSQDMVEAAAKLARAHEFTSKFPDGYETIVGERGVTLSHGQRQRIAIARAAVRDAPILLLDEPATALDQQNKALTRAGLASLAAGRTTLLVTHDLKDAVDADRVLLIKDGRVAEEGTHDELVQKGGSYADLHRAQRGHAADRSTQSAGVAAP is encoded by the coding sequence ATGGCGAAGCAAAAACCAATCCGCCACGCCCTCCCGGAGTTCGTGAGAGCGGCCAAGCACTTCCGCGGCGACCTCGCCCGCGAGAAGTGGCGGGCTGCGCAGGCGTTCTCCGCCCTGCTGATCGGCGTGCTCGCGCAGCTACTGGAGCCGTGGCCGCTAAAGTTCATTATCGACTCGGTGCTTACGCCCGGCGGCAAGGCCGACCCGCTGCCGTCGGTCTTTCAGGGCTCGCCGGTCGTCGCGTTGGCTGCGACGGGGGCGGCGTTCGTGGCGATCATTGGCGTGCGGGCCACGGCCAGCTACATCGAGTCGGTCGGGTTCGCGATGATCGGCAGCCGGATTGTCGCCCGGCTGCGGTCGCGGTTGTTCTGCCATCTGCAGGCGCTGCCGCTGGCGTTCCACAACAAGTCACGCCAGGGCGACCTGCTGGCGCGGGTCGTGGGCGACATCCGTCTGGTGCGCGACGTCGCGGTGACCGCGGTGCTGCCGTTGGTGGCGAGCGTTCTGGTGCTAGTCGGTATGGCGGGCGTGATGCTGTGGGTCAACTGGCGGCTTGGGCTGGTCGCTTTGGCGGTGCTCCCACTGTTCCTGCTCTCGACCGTCAAGACCGGCCGCAAGATCCACCACGCCGCGCGGAAGCAGCGACTGCACGAGGGCGCCATCGCCGCCAGCGCGGCCGAGGCCATCTCGTCGATGCAAGTGGTCAAGGCGCTGTCGCTGGAGTCCCGGTTCGAGGCGAGCTTCGCCGTCAACGAGAACCGCAGCGCATCCGACGAGGTCAAGACCCGCAAGCTCGCCGCGCGGCTCTCTCGCTCTACCGACCTGCTGATCGCGTTGTCGACCGCGATCGTGCTGGTCTACGGCGGCCGCCTGGTGCTCGCCGAGACCATGACGATTGGCGGGCTGGTCGTCTTCCTCACCTACATGAAGCGGGGGCTGCGGCCGCTGAAGGACTTCGCCAAGTACGCGGCGCGGCTGTCGAAGGCGTCGGCCGCCGCGCAGCGGATCTTCGAGCTGCTCGAGATGCAGCCGGACTCCGATGGCGAGGACGGCCGCGAGGAGGCGCCGCGATTCAAAGGAGCGATCGAATTCCGCGGCGTCGACTACAGCTACAGCCCGGACGCGCCGGTGCTCCAGCAGTTCTCCGCAACCATTGCCCCGGGCGAGTTTGTCGCGATCGTGGGCGAGTCAGGCGTCGGCAAGTCGACTCTACTGAGCCTGCTGCTGCGGTTCTACGAACCAGAGAGTGGCGAAGTGCTCATCGACTCAGCACCAGTGGACCTGTGGCAGCGGGCTTCGGTCCGGTCGCAGATGAGCATCGTGCTGCAGGATACAGTCTTATTCGCGGGCACGATCGCCGAGAACATCGCCTATGGCGCCGCCGATGTCTCTCAGGATATGGTCGAGGCCGCCGCCAAGTTGGCGCGGGCTCACGAGTTCACTAGCAAGTTTCCCGACGGGTATGAAACGATCGTGGGCGAACGCGGCGTAACCCTCTCGCACGGCCAACGCCAGCGGATCGCGATTGCTCGCGCCGCGGTCCGCGACGCGCCGATTTTGCTGCTGGACGAGCCGGCCACCGCGCTCGATCAGCAAAACAAAGCCCTGACGCGGGCTGGGCTAGCGAGTCTCGCAGCGGGTCGGACGACCCTTCTTGTCACGCACGACCTTAAGGACGCCGTGGACGCCGACCGGGTGCTGCTGATTAAAGATGGGCGGGTCGCCGAGGAGGGGACGCACGACGAGCTTGTGCAGAAGGGCGGATCGTATGCCGATCTCCACCGGGCACAGCGAGGTCACGCCGCCGATCGTTCCACGCAATCGGCGGGGGTGGCGGCCCCTTAG
- a CDS encoding phosphotransferase, producing the protein MRYKPGASCLASLSVADAAGPPDAYAIAFADSHAEKLANIVDRAEVGQCDIDRESNIVVWRAPFDRRLPSLAKLVDVGSGLLGRLLPEAFDDRPVQLAGLRYKPERRFVARIDRGDSAAAVVKLYSQQGYQTAWRASKSLAGLPTASRQCPVGHSSRHGAIAYDWAPGVAITDWRAAAADAGPAVAALHGARAGKLPELTAATLIARLKPIAASLRWLVPQAGDAIDAAAARIAAMVAEVKPRRAVLHGDLHTEQFLAAEHGVNLIDFDRACLGPPEWDLANLRTDLWERVHGADGDSAWSAFLEAYRRVAPADTEAIAAFSAVRLFEQAINPFRLRHASWQEQLVARVADARRIVEPGRTCGVVSPRQPVPEDERLPWLAEACDPTTVSDAVAELLPGLAIDAAKLVRHKPGRRGIVYYQAASGAEGQASQIVGKTERKPRHHQRLKLQRLLWEADFHDQSADGVSVARPMGGLPQWNMWLQSHVEGLGGWGALDGDDAPAAARHAARAIAKLHATSLLVDKKHGFAEEAEILSDRLGEAASMAPELSRRIRRVRDHCLEMLAAQPAANSVLLHRDFYPDQLIYGEGRVTLLDLDLVCHGPAAIDVGNFTGHLVEMAIRTGNPARYDAVESAFVGEYLQTANSASPKAIEATKLATLARHLYISQTRKQRRQFTSDILANCERMMADRER; encoded by the coding sequence TTGCGTTACAAGCCTGGGGCGAGCTGCCTCGCGTCGCTCAGCGTTGCTGACGCGGCCGGTCCGCCTGACGCCTACGCGATTGCTTTCGCCGACTCGCATGCAGAGAAGCTGGCTAACATCGTCGACCGGGCGGAGGTCGGACAGTGCGATATCGATCGGGAGTCCAACATCGTCGTGTGGCGGGCCCCTTTTGACCGCAGGTTGCCATCGCTGGCAAAGCTCGTCGACGTGGGTTCGGGTCTGCTCGGTCGGCTGCTGCCCGAGGCGTTTGACGACCGCCCGGTTCAGCTCGCCGGTTTGCGCTACAAGCCCGAGCGGAGATTTGTCGCGAGGATCGACCGCGGTGATTCTGCGGCGGCGGTCGTGAAGCTCTACAGCCAGCAGGGATACCAGACCGCCTGGCGGGCCTCCAAGTCGCTAGCAGGTCTTCCGACAGCGTCGCGTCAATGCCCTGTCGGCCACTCTAGCCGGCACGGAGCGATTGCTTACGACTGGGCGCCGGGCGTGGCGATTACCGATTGGCGGGCCGCGGCGGCCGATGCGGGTCCGGCCGTGGCGGCGCTGCACGGCGCCCGAGCCGGCAAGCTTCCAGAGCTGACGGCCGCAACGTTGATTGCTCGCCTGAAGCCTATCGCGGCGTCGCTCCGCTGGCTCGTCCCGCAGGCGGGCGACGCGATTGATGCCGCCGCCGCGCGTATCGCCGCGATGGTGGCCGAAGTTAAACCTCGCAGAGCTGTCCTGCACGGCGACCTGCACACCGAGCAGTTCCTCGCCGCTGAGCACGGAGTTAACCTCATCGACTTTGACCGCGCTTGCCTGGGCCCCCCAGAATGGGACCTCGCGAATCTGCGGACCGATCTCTGGGAACGCGTCCACGGCGCCGATGGCGACTCCGCCTGGAGCGCCTTCCTCGAAGCATACAGGCGTGTGGCGCCGGCCGATACTGAGGCGATCGCCGCGTTCTCCGCGGTCCGTCTGTTCGAGCAGGCGATTAACCCCTTCCGGCTCCGCCATGCTAGCTGGCAAGAGCAACTCGTCGCACGCGTCGCCGACGCGCGACGGATAGTTGAGCCCGGACGGACCTGCGGCGTTGTCAGCCCTCGCCAGCCCGTACCTGAGGACGAGCGACTCCCCTGGCTCGCCGAGGCCTGTGACCCGACCACGGTTTCTGACGCGGTCGCAGAACTGCTCCCCGGCCTGGCGATCGACGCGGCGAAGCTGGTGCGTCACAAGCCTGGCCGACGGGGCATCGTCTACTACCAGGCGGCGAGTGGCGCCGAGGGGCAGGCGTCACAGATCGTTGGCAAAACTGAACGCAAGCCCCGGCATCACCAGCGGCTCAAACTGCAGCGGCTGTTGTGGGAGGCGGACTTCCACGATCAGTCGGCCGACGGAGTTTCGGTCGCGCGTCCCATGGGGGGGCTGCCACAGTGGAACATGTGGCTGCAGTCGCACGTCGAAGGGCTGGGCGGCTGGGGTGCGCTCGACGGCGATGACGCGCCGGCCGCGGCGCGACACGCAGCCCGGGCGATCGCGAAGCTCCACGCGACTAGCCTGCTAGTCGACAAGAAGCACGGCTTCGCCGAGGAGGCAGAAATCCTCTCGGACCGCCTAGGCGAGGCGGCTTCCATGGCGCCCGAGTTGTCGCGTCGGATCCGCCGAGTTCGGGATCATTGCCTTGAGATGCTCGCTGCTCAGCCCGCCGCCAACTCCGTGCTGCTGCACCGAGACTTTTACCCCGACCAATTGATCTACGGCGAGGGACGCGTCACCCTCCTCGATCTGGACCTCGTCTGCCACGGGCCGGCGGCCATCGACGTCGGCAACTTTACGGGGCACCTCGTGGAGATGGCCATCCGCACGGGCAATCCAGCACGTTACGACGCCGTAGAATCTGCCTTCGTTGGCGAGTACCTGCAAACTGCCAATTCGGCTAGTCCCAAAGCGATTGAGGCGACCAAGCTCGCGACGCTCGCTCGCCATCTCTATATCAGTCAAACCCGAAAGCAACGCAGGCAATTCACTTCGGACATCCTGGCGAACTGCGAACGGATGATGGCCGACCGTGAGCGGTAG
- a CDS encoding integrase core domain-containing protein: MFFLLATSTEAQLRKQIEFLNAENEILRKHVPKQRIFLDNEDRERLLKLGDAVGKGVLQLVSIVSPRTYQRWQRRVSQGEKPAKKMGRKGTSESVRAIVVRLARETGWGYGRIVGELRKLRIKCVGRTTVRTILKEAGIHPGPKRGKGTWHEFVKIHSDTLWQADFFSKTVVTKAGLKQAFVLAFLHVDSRRVICSPATFKPDDDWVTAQAEAMLKEADKADLPVRFLVRDKDFKYSKRFDAVYEQADVAVEPTVPRAPNQNAFIERWIGSIKGECLDRFIAFGLDHLDYLVREYARYYNELRPHQSKDNKPLLGVWQDSEGPPIESSELVCRERLGGVLKHFERPAA, translated from the coding sequence TTGTTCTTCTTGCTCGCAACGTCTACCGAAGCGCAGCTGCGCAAGCAGATCGAGTTTCTCAATGCGGAGAACGAGATACTGCGTAAGCACGTCCCGAAGCAACGCATCTTCCTCGATAACGAGGATCGCGAGCGGCTTCTGAAGTTGGGGGACGCGGTCGGCAAAGGAGTGCTCCAGCTGGTCAGCATCGTCAGCCCTCGAACCTACCAGAGGTGGCAACGGCGGGTAAGCCAAGGGGAGAAGCCGGCGAAGAAAATGGGGCGCAAGGGCACGTCAGAATCCGTTCGTGCGATCGTCGTGCGCTTGGCGAGAGAAACCGGGTGGGGGTATGGCCGTATCGTTGGTGAGTTGCGGAAGCTGCGCATCAAGTGCGTCGGCCGCACAACGGTACGGACAATCCTGAAGGAAGCGGGCATTCACCCAGGCCCAAAGCGGGGGAAGGGGACCTGGCACGAGTTCGTCAAAATCCACTCCGACACGCTTTGGCAAGCCGACTTCTTCTCCAAGACGGTCGTCACCAAAGCCGGCCTAAAGCAGGCCTTCGTGCTCGCTTTCCTGCACGTTGACTCAAGGCGGGTGATTTGCTCGCCGGCGACCTTCAAGCCGGACGACGATTGGGTGACCGCTCAAGCCGAAGCGATGCTCAAAGAGGCCGACAAGGCCGATCTCCCCGTCCGGTTCCTGGTTCGAGACAAGGACTTCAAGTACAGCAAGCGGTTCGACGCGGTATACGAGCAAGCCGATGTCGCCGTCGAGCCGACCGTGCCGCGAGCACCCAATCAGAACGCTTTCATTGAGCGGTGGATTGGGTCGATCAAGGGCGAATGCTTGGATCGTTTCATCGCCTTCGGCCTAGACCATCTCGACTATCTCGTCCGAGAGTATGCCCGCTACTACAACGAGCTACGCCCGCACCAAAGCAAAGACAACAAGCCACTGCTGGGCGTTTGGCAGGACTCCGAAGGTCCGCCAATCGAATCTAGCGAGCTCGTCTGCCGTGAGCGGCTTGGCGGCGTGCTGAAGCACTTCGAGCGGCCCGCTGCGTAG
- the thyX gene encoding FAD-dependent thymidylate synthase → MSPDHSTMPGGYLHKVLDDGFVRLVDTMGDDSSIVQAARISYGAGTKRVSEDRGLIRYLMRNRHSTPFEMCEVKLHVRVPMDAWRQWIRHRTANVNEYSTRYSEAIDAKQKTPAESWRVQSRSNKQGSGDCLATDSGKLLSSREAELHQLAEEVYQERLAAGVAREQARKDLPLSTYTEAYWKIDLHNLFHFLALRMDDHAQHEIRAYASVIGREIVAKWVPIAWEAFVDYRLEAMHLSRLDQVVINLLLAGQASDATEAAKSFGWIMEDGDGLKPNRERSEFEIKAAALGLTPTWL, encoded by the coding sequence ATGAGCCCCGATCATTCAACGATGCCTGGTGGTTATCTACATAAAGTACTAGATGACGGTTTCGTTCGGCTAGTCGATACGATGGGTGATGATTCATCGATTGTGCAAGCGGCGCGTATTTCTTACGGTGCTGGAACGAAGCGAGTAAGTGAAGACCGAGGACTTATTCGGTACCTGATGAGGAATAGGCACTCTACGCCATTTGAGATGTGCGAAGTTAAACTTCACGTGCGCGTACCGATGGATGCGTGGCGTCAGTGGATTCGGCACCGCACAGCGAATGTAAACGAGTACTCGACACGCTATTCTGAAGCGATCGACGCCAAGCAGAAGACCCCCGCCGAAAGTTGGAGAGTTCAGTCTCGCTCAAATAAACAGGGAAGTGGTGACTGCCTCGCTACGGATAGTGGAAAGCTGCTGTCCAGCCGGGAAGCTGAGCTACATCAGCTAGCCGAGGAAGTTTACCAAGAAAGGCTTGCTGCTGGCGTCGCGCGCGAGCAGGCAAGGAAAGATCTCCCTTTATCCACCTACACGGAGGCATACTGGAAGATCGATCTACACAATCTCTTTCACTTCCTCGCATTGCGCATGGATGACCACGCTCAGCACGAAATTCGCGCGTACGCGAGCGTAATAGGACGAGAGATCGTTGCGAAGTGGGTGCCCATCGCATGGGAAGCCTTCGTTGACTATAGACTCGAAGCAATGCACTTGAGTCGTCTTGATCAGGTGGTGATCAACCTCCTGCTGGCGGGACAGGCTTCGGACGCGACAGAGGCGGCGAAGTCGTTCGGCTGGATAATGGAGGACGGCGACGGCTTGAAACCCAATCGCGAGCGATCAGAGTTCGAGATCAAGGCAGCCGCGCTCGGGCTTACCCCCACCTGGCTCTAG